In a genomic window of Octopus sinensis linkage group LG16, ASM634580v1, whole genome shotgun sequence:
- the LOC115220416 gene encoding uncharacterized protein LOC115220416 isoform X1: MAFNPKEYLSKNWIHLLILAFVVVIFGMGIAQLRESRTFTDTSTPEYIGRIKFPGYFRTEEEQKEWVNISKKHDVGSVCCKSNVSWTTPIQMEDITGSMRDIAQYQNLKQFYYTNQCKQITGCEMCTCETEKHLISMVCENISEGEVHYFVGRFPVEQCCVCVPNNTSNT; the protein is encoded by the exons ATGGCATTCAACCCCAAAGAATATCTTTCCAAAAACTGGATCCACTTGCTG ATATTGGCATTTGTGGTCGTAATTTTTGGTATGGGAATTGCGCAGCTGAGAGAGTCACG aacgTTTACGGATACTTCTACACCGGAATATATAGGAAGGATAAAGTTTCCAGGATATTTCCGAACTGAAGAAGAACAAAAGGAATGGGTGAATATATCCAAGAAACATGATGTAGGAAGCGTATGTTGCAAATC AAATGTTTCTTGGACAACTCCGATTCAAATGGAAGACATCACAGGAAGTATGCGAGACATTGCACaataccaaaatctgaaacaattTTACTATACAAATCAGTGCAA ACAAATAACTGGTTGTGAGATGTGCACGTGCGAGACTGAGAAACATCTCATTTCCATGGTCTGCGAAAACATCAGCGAGGGTGAAGTTCATTATTTTGTCGGAAGGTTTCCTGTTGAGCAATGCTGCGTATGTGTACCTAACAACACAAGTAATACATAA
- the LOC115220416 gene encoding uncharacterized protein LOC115220416 isoform X2, whose protein sequence is MGIAQLRESRTFTDTSTPEYIGRIKFPGYFRTEEEQKEWVNISKKHDVGSVCCKSNVSWTTPIQMEDITGSMRDIAQYQNLKQFYYTNQCKQITGCEMCTCETEKHLISMVCENISEGEVHYFVGRFPVEQCCVCVPNNTSNT, encoded by the exons ATGGGAATTGCGCAGCTGAGAGAGTCACG aacgTTTACGGATACTTCTACACCGGAATATATAGGAAGGATAAAGTTTCCAGGATATTTCCGAACTGAAGAAGAACAAAAGGAATGGGTGAATATATCCAAGAAACATGATGTAGGAAGCGTATGTTGCAAATC AAATGTTTCTTGGACAACTCCGATTCAAATGGAAGACATCACAGGAAGTATGCGAGACATTGCACaataccaaaatctgaaacaattTTACTATACAAATCAGTGCAA ACAAATAACTGGTTGTGAGATGTGCACGTGCGAGACTGAGAAACATCTCATTTCCATGGTCTGCGAAAACATCAGCGAGGGTGAAGTTCATTATTTTGTCGGAAGGTTTCCTGTTGAGCAATGCTGCGTATGTGTACCTAACAACACAAGTAATACATAA